One part of the Moorena sp. SIOASIH genome encodes these proteins:
- a CDS encoding DUF547 domain-containing protein, whose amino-acid sequence MNTSKRLLTLLPTLIILTSCTLSVPINQAPAKDSQVQVNRGTDTTLLNYYDYATVLKTHVNNKALVNYQELQKKPEQLERFNASLGAVDTSTYQSWDEAEKIAFLINAYNSFTLESIIDQNPLKKSIRDIKGVWKGREFNIAGESKTLDNIEHKTLRTQFNEPRIHMALVCAAISCPPLRNEPYTGEKLDKQLDDQTQKFIVSPHGFRIDRQEGSVYLSSIFKWFGEDWKKTYGVDDKFTGNANQRAVLNFISDYLSSEDQEYLEQGNYKIKYLNYDWSLNKQ is encoded by the coding sequence ATGAATACATCCAAGAGATTACTAACCCTACTTCCAACCCTGATTATTCTGACAAGTTGTACACTTTCCGTACCGATAAATCAAGCACCAGCAAAAGATTCTCAAGTACAAGTAAATAGAGGTACTGACACGACTTTATTGAATTATTACGACTATGCTACTGTCCTAAAAACCCATGTCAACAATAAAGCGCTAGTTAATTACCAAGAATTGCAGAAAAAACCAGAGCAGCTGGAGAGGTTTAATGCCTCCTTAGGTGCTGTTGATACTAGCACCTATCAGTCTTGGGATGAAGCGGAAAAGATTGCTTTCTTGATAAATGCTTACAACTCCTTTACTCTAGAATCAATTATTGACCAAAACCCTCTCAAAAAGAGTATTCGGGACATTAAAGGAGTCTGGAAAGGACGCGAATTCAACATTGCTGGAGAATCTAAAACCTTAGATAATATCGAACACAAGACACTGCGAACGCAATTCAACGAGCCCCGAATTCATATGGCTTTAGTTTGCGCCGCTATCAGTTGTCCTCCCTTAAGAAACGAACCTTATACTGGGGAAAAACTCGATAAGCAACTGGATGACCAGACACAGAAATTTATAGTTAGTCCCCATGGCTTTCGTATTGATCGTCAAGAAGGTAGCGTATATCTTTCTTCCATCTTTAAGTGGTTTGGGGAAGATTGGAAAAAAACCTATGGTGTCGATGACAAATTTACTGGTAACGCCAATCAACGGGCGGTGTTAAACTTTATCAGTGACTACCTTAGTTCAGAGGATCAGGAGTATCTTGAACAGGGGAATTACAAGATAAAATATCTGAACTATGATTGGTCACTTAATAAACAATAA
- a CDS encoding glycosyl transferase family 2 — protein MKTLYIWLSSLLLLLGCILIVPHGDFREVGAVPRFWLGISVISLGFLLSWGLSVYTRYPAKVDNRKLEIYQQTININNNSINTKFWQGVYKGFTKSISIKYFRKLKSYHSGLNFWSTTILSRLLLLPMYPGDDVWRYLWEGYIQTLGFSPYHLPPNATELIPYHTEWWSLINHPTVSAIYPPVAQLGFRILALIELKVWLFKIAFILADLLICWLLSRRFGYQQAIFYAWNPLVIYSFAGGAHYDSWFILPLVAAWLVFDQKTESLRQTEIKEIEEKLDSGTVAEYSSFTDPLMSSSNHSLTWWHWIASALLVGISMAVKWMSLPILGFITWQAFRKVGVKLAIVVLLCGFLPFGITALQFCSSGECPLIPTGSVFVSHGRSAELIPYIVSEYWEPSRWVNWIYAFPLGLTVSWLILRSRNFQQFTEWYFFCLLILSPIIHAWYFTWIIPFAVPSRNLGVRLVSISAFVYFVLQHRMALGNYSWYLTPQERWWLWLPFILGWFWTHYHNPNVALNQNSD, from the coding sequence ATGAAAACGCTATATATATGGCTTAGTTCTCTACTCCTGTTGTTAGGTTGTATCTTGATTGTGCCTCATGGGGATTTCCGAGAGGTGGGAGCTGTGCCTCGATTTTGGTTAGGTATCAGTGTGATCAGCTTAGGTTTTCTCTTGTCTTGGGGATTAAGCGTCTATACTAGATATCCTGCGAAAGTTGACAACAGGAAACTTGAGATTTACCAACAGACAATCAACATTAACAACAACAGTATCAATACAAAATTTTGGCAAGGAGTCTACAAAGGATTTACTAAATCTATTAGTATCAAGTACTTCCGAAAACTCAAAAGTTACCACTCAGGACTAAATTTTTGGAGTACTACCATCCTAAGCAGGCTGCTGTTGCTACCAATGTATCCTGGAGATGATGTATGGCGCTATCTATGGGAAGGGTATATTCAAACGTTAGGGTTTAGTCCATACCATTTGCCGCCTAATGCTACTGAACTGATTCCCTACCATACGGAATGGTGGTCACTAATCAATCATCCTACTGTTTCTGCTATCTATCCACCAGTAGCGCAATTAGGTTTTCGGATTTTAGCGCTGATTGAGCTTAAGGTTTGGTTGTTCAAAATTGCATTTATCTTAGCTGACTTATTAATCTGTTGGTTACTCAGTCGTCGATTTGGTTATCAACAGGCAATCTTCTATGCCTGGAATCCTTTGGTAATTTACTCCTTTGCTGGTGGTGCTCATTACGACAGTTGGTTTATTTTACCCCTAGTTGCAGCTTGGTTAGTCTTTGACCAAAAAACAGAGAGTTTAAGGCAGACAGAAATAAAAGAAATAGAGGAAAAGTTGGACAGTGGGACAGTAGCAGAATACTCCTCATTTACTGACCCCTTGATGTCTTCATCGAATCACTCCCTGACCTGGTGGCACTGGATTGCTTCAGCTTTGCTGGTAGGAATTAGTATGGCAGTGAAGTGGATGTCTTTGCCAATTTTAGGGTTTATAACCTGGCAAGCTTTCCGAAAAGTAGGGGTAAAACTAGCAATAGTAGTGTTATTGTGCGGTTTCTTACCTTTTGGCATCACTGCTCTCCAATTTTGCTCTAGTGGAGAATGTCCTTTGATTCCTACTGGATCAGTGTTTGTATCCCATGGTCGCAGTGCGGAATTGATTCCTTATATTGTTAGCGAATATTGGGAACCCTCTCGCTGGGTTAATTGGATTTATGCTTTTCCCCTAGGCTTAACGGTAAGTTGGCTAATTTTGCGATCGCGCAATTTCCAACAATTCACGGAGTGGTACTTTTTTTGCCTGCTAATCCTATCTCCGATTATCCATGCTTGGTACTTCACTTGGATAATTCCTTTTGCTGTTCCTTCTCGGAATCTGGGAGTACGTTTAGTCAGTATCTCTGCTTTTGTTTACTTTGTACTTCAGCATCGCATGGCTTTAGGTAACTACAGCTGGTATCTAACTCCTCAGGAGCGATGGTGGTTATGGTTACCGTTTATTTTGGGTTGGTTTTGGACCCATTACCATAATCCTAATGTTGCTCTCAACCAAAACTCAGATTGA
- a CDS encoding glycosyltransferase family 2 protein: MGETPKTALHRCSLFPVPCSLLPVPCSLLPKTQRFVPDPIKTAITMTNNHNILVIIPVLNEETTITGVIKSLQSYNLNNIRVVDNGSTDNSIFKAKEAGAEVICEPIPGYGRACWRGLQQLDRDINWILFCDGDGSDDLSYLPQFLAAKHKYDLILGNRRATVDGRKAMTPVQNFGNWLATFLIGWGWGHWYQDLGPLRLIRRSALDAIQMQDRGFGWTVEMQARAIECGLRICEIPVGYRRRQGGRSKISGTLSGSVQAGTIILMTLGRLYLRRIKLSQADGTIGRSVEEGIGNFDQS, from the coding sequence ATGGGGGAAACCCCCAAGACCGCGCTGCATCGCTGTTCCCTGTTCCCTGTTCCCTGTTCCCTGCTCCCTGTTCCCTGCTCCCTACTCCCTAAAACCCAAAGATTTGTACCTGACCCAATTAAAACCGCTATAACCATGACTAATAACCACAATATCTTAGTAATTATCCCTGTTCTCAATGAAGAAACCACTATCACTGGGGTGATTAAGTCTCTTCAATCCTATAATTTGAACAATATTCGGGTAGTCGATAATGGCAGCACGGACAACAGTATTTTTAAAGCAAAAGAAGCCGGTGCAGAGGTAATCTGTGAGCCTATTCCTGGTTACGGTCGAGCCTGTTGGCGGGGATTGCAGCAACTAGACCGAGATATTAATTGGATATTATTCTGTGATGGGGATGGAAGTGATGACTTAAGTTATTTACCCCAGTTTCTAGCTGCTAAGCATAAGTATGACCTAATTTTAGGTAACCGCCGCGCCACAGTAGATGGACGTAAGGCGATGACCCCAGTGCAAAATTTTGGCAACTGGCTGGCTACCTTCCTGATCGGTTGGGGTTGGGGACACTGGTATCAGGATTTAGGACCATTGCGCCTAATTCGCCGTTCAGCTTTGGATGCAATCCAAATGCAAGATAGAGGGTTTGGCTGGACAGTAGAAATGCAAGCCCGTGCGATCGAATGTGGTTTGCGAATCTGTGAAATTCCTGTTGGTTACCGTCGCCGACAAGGGGGACGCTCGAAAATATCTGGTACCCTTTCTGGTAGTGTCCAAGCAGGAACAATAATTTTGATGACTTTAGGTCGTCTATATCTACGTCGCATTAAGCTAAGCCAGGCAGATGGAACAATCGGTAGAAGTGTTGAAGAAGGAATAGGGAATTTCGATCAATCCTAG
- a CDS encoding DUF3179 domain-containing protein, with protein MNKLLKIALSTTSFVGLCLMALVVQAGSWDNFKLRYFHLTAYLHNQDQEITDLQKQNLNPAKFTRINLTELLNGGPPKDGIPSIDNPKFDTAQTTPFSKTETVIGVVVNGEAKAYPFGIMNWHELVNDTVGGVNVSVSYCPLCDTIVAFNRSSTTYGVSGKLYQSCLVMYDRADDTLYSQPWAMGIIGAKVNRSLKTIPAIKTTLGAWLSKYPNSKIISTDTGHNRAYFSYPYGSYYTDKQIIFPVRNQQRLTLHPKAIVSYVWEADQQTPKNQFSGASYQFVHDQLKKVGEKVVEFNGRPIRARWDSQLQTVLVEEFDGTPIPSSTAFAFVYAAYFGK; from the coding sequence ATGAATAAATTACTTAAAATAGCCCTCAGCACTACTTCCTTCGTGGGGCTGTGTTTGATGGCACTAGTCGTACAAGCCGGTAGCTGGGATAATTTCAAACTCCGTTACTTCCATCTTACTGCCTATCTCCACAACCAAGATCAAGAAATCACTGACCTCCAAAAACAAAACCTTAATCCAGCCAAATTCACTCGCATTAATTTAACGGAACTCCTCAATGGTGGTCCCCCAAAAGACGGTATTCCTAGTATCGATAATCCTAAGTTTGATACCGCTCAAACCACACCATTTTCTAAAACAGAAACTGTGATTGGTGTGGTAGTTAATGGAGAAGCCAAAGCCTATCCTTTCGGGATCATGAATTGGCATGAATTGGTGAATGACACAGTTGGTGGAGTTAATGTTAGTGTATCCTATTGTCCCCTTTGTGATACTATAGTTGCTTTTAATCGCAGCAGTACAACCTACGGTGTTTCAGGCAAACTTTATCAAAGTTGCCTAGTGATGTATGACCGTGCCGATGATACCCTTTACTCCCAACCTTGGGCGATGGGTATTATTGGTGCTAAAGTCAATCGTAGTCTTAAAACAATTCCCGCTATCAAAACTACTCTTGGCGCTTGGTTAAGCAAGTATCCCAACAGTAAAATTATCTCCACTGACACAGGTCATAACCGGGCTTACTTCAGCTATCCCTATGGTAGCTACTATACCGATAAGCAAATTATTTTCCCAGTCAGGAATCAACAACGACTTACCCTCCATCCCAAAGCTATCGTTAGCTATGTCTGGGAAGCAGATCAACAAACCCCTAAAAACCAATTCTCTGGGGCTAGCTATCAATTTGTCCATGATCAATTAAAAAAAGTCGGCGAAAAAGTTGTAGAATTCAATGGTCGTCCAATTAGAGCACGTTGGGATAGCCAACTCCAAACTGTATTAGTAGAAGAATTCGATGGCACTCCCATCCCCAGTTCTACTGCTTTTGCCTTTGTGTATGCAGCTTACTTTGGTAAATAA
- a CDS encoding helix-turn-helix domain-containing protein produces the protein MVCLVKLEIKESPEELKALLNSLKESSHKQRIQALYWLKIGASNSIEHIAMLLGCHRTTVSRWFSLYRRGGIEALLEHNKKSGRPRKIPLDVEEKLRVKLQQSEGFSSYGEVQLWLKELCGMDIPYATVYKYVRTRLKTNLNKLD, from the coding sequence ATGGTATGTCTTGTTAAATTAGAAATTAAAGAATCTCCAGAGGAACTTAAAGCACTACTAAACTCTCTAAAAGAAAGTAGTCATAAACAACGAATCCAAGCTCTGTATTGGCTCAAAATAGGAGCGAGTAATAGTATCGAGCATATAGCGATGCTACTAGGATGCCACCGCACTACAGTATCACGGTGGTTTAGTCTATATCGTCGGGGTGGAATTGAAGCGTTATTAGAGCATAACAAAAAGTCAGGCAGACCAAGAAAGATTCCCCTGGACGTAGAGGAAAAATTACGAGTTAAATTACAACAATCGGAAGGATTTAGTAGTTATGGGGAAGTGCAACTTTGGTTAAAAGAATTGTGTGGTATGGATATACCCTATGCCACAGTATATAAATATGTGCGTACTCGTTTAAAAACTAACTTAAATAAGTTAGATTAA
- a CDS encoding alpha-hydroxy acid oxidase, producing MAKRPRYANNLPQKTLNQPINLFEYEALAPQYLSPMALDYYASGAWDEVTLRDNRAAFEQIKLRPRMLVDVSQRDLSTQILDQFFPIPILVAPMAFQCLANPEGELATARAAAEVGAIMVLSTMSTKPLEAVALAGKQSQQKQEATSHIQNPSWFQLYVHRDRTLTRRLVERAEAAGFSALCLTVDAPVLGCRERDRRNQFTLPVGMELANLATMTGLEIPKTAGESGLLSYFAQQIDPTLTWRDLEWLQSITTLPVLVKGILRGDDALKALDHGAKGIIVSNHGGRQLDSAIASIDALPEVVAAVGNHLPVLIDGGIRRGTDVLKALALGASAVLVGRPVLWGLAVAGVAGVRHVLQLLRDELDIAMALSGCTKVKDIDRSLVKIKD from the coding sequence TTGGCCAAAAGGCCACGCTACGCGAACAACCTTCCACAAAAAACCTTGAATCAACCGATTAATCTATTCGAATACGAAGCCCTAGCGCCGCAGTATCTATCTCCCATGGCACTGGATTATTACGCCAGTGGTGCTTGGGATGAAGTAACACTACGAGACAATCGTGCAGCGTTTGAACAGATAAAACTCCGTCCTCGGATGTTGGTGGATGTGAGTCAACGAGATTTAAGCACACAAATCCTAGATCAGTTTTTCCCCATACCGATTCTGGTTGCTCCCATGGCATTCCAGTGTCTGGCCAATCCAGAGGGTGAATTGGCAACAGCAAGGGCTGCAGCTGAGGTAGGGGCAATCATGGTGTTGAGTACCATGTCCACCAAACCCTTAGAAGCTGTAGCCCTTGCCGGGAAACAGAGCCAACAAAAGCAGGAGGCAACATCCCATATCCAAAATCCCTCATGGTTTCAGCTGTATGTCCATCGCGATCGCACTCTCACCCGTAGACTTGTGGAACGGGCGGAGGCAGCTGGTTTTAGTGCCCTTTGTCTGACCGTAGATGCACCAGTGTTGGGGTGTCGGGAAAGGGATCGACGCAATCAATTTACTCTACCGGTAGGGATGGAATTGGCTAATTTAGCGACTATGACTGGTCTGGAAATTCCCAAAACCGCAGGAGAATCGGGTTTATTGAGCTATTTTGCCCAGCAAATTGACCCAACACTGACCTGGCGGGATCTGGAATGGTTACAATCGATCACTACTCTACCGGTGTTAGTCAAAGGCATTTTGCGAGGAGATGATGCTCTCAAGGCATTGGACCATGGAGCCAAAGGAATCATTGTATCGAATCATGGGGGTCGGCAATTGGATAGTGCGATCGCATCCATCGATGCCTTACCCGAAGTGGTCGCAGCTGTGGGAAATCATCTACCGGTATTAATCGATGGGGGTATCCGTCGAGGCACTGATGTCCTCAAAGCCCTAGCCTTGGGTGCATCAGCGGTGTTGGTAGGTCGTCCGGTGTTATGGGGATTAGCTGTAGCAGGAGTTGCTGGAGTACGCCATGTCTTGCAATTGTTACGAGATGAATTGGATATAGCCATGGCTTTAAGTGGCTGTACTAAGGTCAAAGATATTGACCGTAGTTTGGTTAAAATTAAAGATTGA